GAATTACTTTCCATATCTACCCAAATATATGAAGAAAAAAATAACATTAATAAATTAAGTGTAAAAATAACTCCTGAAGATAAAAAATATTTAGAGAATGTTTTAAATTATATGAAAAATAATTTGAATGCTTATCCTTCAATAGAAGATATGGCAGAAATATCTAATATGAGTAAAAATAGATTTCAAATGGCATTTAAAAAAATTTATGGTGCGACTTATTATAAATATTTTCAAATGTTAAAGTTCAATAGAGCTTTATTATTATTAAATAATTCGAATTATAGTATTAAAAAGATTTCGAGTATGGTTGGTTATTCTAATACTGGCCATTTTACTGGCTTATTTCGAAAAATGTATGGTGTTACACCTAAAAAATATAGAGATATTTTTAATTTATAATTAAATCAGATATTTAAAAAACAAAAGATTAAATAAAATCGAATGATTAAATATTAAATGTAAAATTACTTTTAAATAATATAAAAGTAATTCAAATTTTAACTTTTATGTGTAAAATAGGTAAAAAGATATAAAATTTGTGTTGTATTAATGTATTAATATTTATAAATAAAGAAATAGAGTTTTCTGAAATAATTTTATATAATAACTTTATAAAAGGAAGGTGTAATATTGAGTAATAAAAAACAATTAAAAATAACAATTTTATTAATTTTTTTTGTTGGTATTTATATATTAAGTTATGCAAAAAGAGATGATATGAGCATTAAATTTTATAATATGTGCAAAGTTTCAAATTATGATGAAATTGAAAAATTTTATTTTGATAATAAATATAAAATAAATATAAACTATAAATATAAAATAAATCTTGAAGGAAAAGTAGATCTTTTTGAGACTCCTTTTATAAATTCAACAAAAAATTTAACCGAAGATAGAATTAAAATTATGCAATTTTTAGTTGATAATGGAGCAAATTTAAATCAGAAAATTGTATTGAAATTTAATAATACCGATAATGAATATAGTACATTTTATCTTTCTGCTAACAATAATAACAATTATGATGAAATTGTTGATTTTTTTATAAAAAATAATATTAATACTAAACAAACTTATTGGAGGACTGATTTTAATATATCTTTTTTGGCATCTAATATAAGAATAATGAATTTAAATACATTAAAAAAATTTTTAAAATATGATGAGAAATTAAATATAAAAAATGAAAGTTTAGATGGTAAAAATTTATTATTTTATGTTTTAGACCAAGAAGTTTTTGATTATCTTGTAGAAGAAGGATTGAATCCTAAAAAGTTGGATAATAGTGGTAATAATATATTTATAATATATATATTGAATCTTAACGACGCAAAAATTTTAAAAACATTGGAAAAATATAATTTTGATATAAATTTTAAAAATAAATATGGAATAACTCCTTTAATAGCATCGGTTTTATCTAATAAT
The Oceanotoga teriensis genome window above contains:
- a CDS encoding ankyrin repeat domain-containing protein, encoding MSNKKQLKITILLIFFVGIYILSYAKRDDMSIKFYNMCKVSNYDEIEKFYFDNKYKININYKYKINLEGKVDLFETPFINSTKNLTEDRIKIMQFLVDNGANLNQKIVLKFNNTDNEYSTFYLSANNNNNYDEIVDFFIKNNINTKQTYWRTDFNISFLASNIRIMNLNTLKKFLKYDEKLNIKNESLDGKNLLFYVLDQEVFDYLVEEGLNPKKLDNSGNNIFIIYILNLNDAKILKTLEKYNFDINFKNKYGITPLIASVLSNNKSCFNYIKEKGDLNIRDNDGKTALIYAVLCNNKYFVESLLAEGAVKNIKDFKGKTAYDYSKDLGLDEIQKILKKI